Proteins encoded within one genomic window of Streptomyces sp. NBC_01314:
- a CDS encoding UDP-glucose/GDP-mannose dehydrogenase family protein yields MALKITVIGTGYLGATHAAAMAELGFEVLGLDVVEEKIDMLRRGEVPMYEPGLEELLRKHVAGIEGSSGRLRFTTDYAEVAAFGDIHFICVNTPQRHGEYACDMSYVDAAFASLAPHLTGPALVVGKSTVPVGSADRLAAYLAEHAPAGADAELAWNPEFLREGFAVNDTLHPDRIVVGVRSEKAEKLLREVYLTPMTEGSPLVVTDFPTAELVKTAANSFLATKISFINAMAEVCEAAGGDVAKLAEAIGHDDRIGRKFLRAGIGFGGGCLPKDIRAFMARAGELGADQALTFLREIDSINMRQRGQMVELARQALGGGSFLGKRVAVLGATFKPDSDDVRDSPALNVAGQIHLQGGQVTVYDPKGMDNARRVFPTLGYADSAIAAVRNADIVLHLTEWREFRELDPAALGEVASTRLVLDGRNALDPELWRRAGWTYRAMGRPTA; encoded by the coding sequence ATGGCCCTCAAGATCACCGTGATCGGCACCGGCTATCTCGGCGCGACACACGCCGCGGCCATGGCCGAACTGGGGTTCGAGGTGCTCGGGCTCGACGTCGTCGAAGAGAAGATCGACATGCTCCGGCGGGGCGAGGTCCCGATGTACGAGCCGGGCCTGGAGGAGCTGCTGCGCAAGCACGTCGCCGGGATCGAGGGGTCCAGCGGGCGGCTGCGCTTCACGACCGACTACGCCGAGGTCGCGGCCTTCGGCGACATCCACTTCATCTGTGTGAACACCCCGCAGCGGCACGGCGAGTACGCCTGCGACATGTCGTACGTCGACGCGGCCTTCGCCTCGCTCGCCCCGCATCTGACGGGCCCCGCCCTCGTCGTCGGCAAATCGACCGTGCCGGTCGGGTCCGCCGACCGGCTCGCCGCCTATCTCGCCGAGCACGCGCCCGCAGGGGCGGACGCCGAGCTGGCCTGGAACCCGGAGTTCCTGCGCGAGGGCTTCGCCGTGAACGACACGCTCCACCCGGACCGGATCGTGGTGGGCGTACGGAGCGAGAAGGCCGAGAAGCTGCTGCGCGAGGTGTACCTGACGCCGATGACCGAGGGCTCCCCGTTGGTCGTCACCGACTTCCCCACCGCCGAGCTGGTGAAGACCGCCGCGAACTCCTTCCTCGCCACCAAGATCTCCTTCATCAACGCCATGGCCGAGGTGTGCGAGGCCGCCGGGGGCGATGTCGCCAAGCTGGCGGAGGCCATCGGGCACGACGACCGGATCGGCAGGAAGTTCCTGCGCGCCGGCATCGGGTTCGGTGGCGGCTGTCTGCCGAAGGACATCCGGGCGTTCATGGCCCGCGCCGGCGAGCTGGGCGCCGACCAGGCGCTGACGTTCCTGCGCGAGATCGACTCCATCAACATGCGCCAGCGCGGTCAGATGGTGGAGCTGGCCCGGCAGGCGCTGGGCGGCGGCTCCTTCCTGGGCAAGCGGGTCGCCGTGCTCGGCGCCACCTTCAAGCCCGACTCCGACGACGTACGCGACTCCCCCGCCCTCAACGTGGCCGGGCAGATCCACCTCCAGGGCGGCCAGGTCACCGTCTACGACCCCAAGGGCATGGACAACGCCCGGCGGGTCTTCCCGACGCTCGGATACGCCGACTCCGCGATCGCGGCCGTGCGGAACGCCGACATAGTGCTGCACCTGACGGAGTGGCGCGAGTTCCGCGAGCTGGACCCGGCGGCGCTGGGCGAGGTCGCCTCGACCCGGCTCGTGCTGGACGGCCGCAACGCGCTGGACCCCGAGCTGTGGCGACGGGCGGGGTGGACGTACCGGGCCATGGGACGGCCGACGGCGTAG
- a CDS encoding acyl-CoA dehydrogenase produces the protein MAGSADFDLYRPSEEHDMLRDAIRSLSEAKIAPFAAVVDEEARFPQEALDALVANDLHAVHVPEEYGGAGADALATVIVIEEVARACVSSSLIPAVNKLGSLPVILSGSEELKKKYLGPLAKGDAMFSYCLSEPDAGSDAAGMKTRAVRDGDHFILNGVKRWITNAGVSDYYTVMAVTDPEKRSKGISAFVVEKSDEGVSFGAPEKKLGIKGSPTREVYLDNVRIPADRMIGEEGTGFATAMATLDHTRITIAAQALGVAQGALDYAKGYVQERKQFGKPIADFQGIQFMLADMAMKIEAARALTYQAAAKSERGDKDLTFQGAAAKCFASDVAMEVTTDAVQLLGGYGYTRDYPVERMMRDAKITQIYEGTNQVQRIVMARNLP, from the coding sequence TTGGCCGGATCGGCTGATTTCGACCTGTACCGCCCGTCCGAGGAGCACGACATGCTCCGTGACGCGATCCGTTCCCTCTCCGAGGCGAAGATCGCGCCCTTCGCCGCCGTCGTGGACGAGGAGGCCCGTTTCCCGCAGGAGGCGCTGGACGCGCTGGTCGCCAACGACCTGCACGCCGTGCACGTCCCCGAGGAGTACGGCGGCGCCGGCGCCGACGCGCTCGCCACGGTCATCGTGATCGAGGAGGTGGCCCGCGCCTGCGTGTCGTCCTCCCTGATCCCGGCCGTCAACAAGCTCGGCTCGCTGCCCGTGATCCTCTCCGGCTCCGAGGAGCTGAAGAAGAAGTACCTGGGCCCGCTCGCCAAGGGCGACGCGATGTTCTCGTACTGCCTCTCCGAGCCGGACGCCGGCTCCGACGCGGCAGGCATGAAGACCCGCGCGGTCCGCGACGGCGACCACTTCATCCTCAACGGCGTGAAGCGCTGGATCACCAACGCGGGCGTCTCCGACTACTACACGGTCATGGCCGTCACGGACCCGGAGAAGCGCTCCAAGGGCATCTCCGCCTTCGTCGTCGAGAAGTCCGACGAGGGCGTCTCCTTCGGCGCCCCGGAGAAGAAGCTCGGCATCAAGGGCTCCCCGACCCGCGAGGTCTACCTCGACAACGTCCGCATCCCCGCCGACCGCATGATCGGCGAGGAGGGCACCGGCTTCGCCACGGCGATGGCGACCCTGGACCACACCCGTATCACCATCGCCGCCCAGGCCCTCGGCGTCGCCCAGGGCGCCCTCGACTACGCCAAGGGCTATGTCCAGGAGCGCAAGCAGTTCGGCAAGCCGATCGCCGACTTCCAGGGCATCCAGTTCATGCTCGCCGACATGGCCATGAAGATCGAGGCCGCCCGCGCGCTGACGTACCAGGCGGCGGCGAAGTCCGAGCGCGGCGACAAGGACCTCACCTTCCAGGGCGCCGCCGCCAAGTGCTTCGCCTCCGACGTCGCCATGGAGGTCACCACGGACGCCGTCCAGCTCCTCGGCGGCTACGGCTACACCCGCGACTACCCGGTCGAGCGCATGATGCGCGACGCGAAGATCACACAGATATACGAAGGCACGAACCAGGTCCAGCGCATCGTCATGGCCCGCAACCTGCCGTAA
- a CDS encoding four-helix bundle copper-binding protein has translation MTQHAGSMTAMSKEMQDCVNACMTCHSMCEETMSSCMQAGGQAQMQIMRALMDCAEMTRICADMMMRRSPLSAEMCAMCARACDMCAEACMSMPDDQQMTRCAEACRRCSEMCRTMAGATA, from the coding sequence ATGACTCAGCACGCCGGATCCATGACCGCGATGAGCAAGGAGATGCAGGACTGCGTCAATGCCTGCATGACGTGCCACAGCATGTGCGAGGAGACCATGAGCTCCTGCATGCAGGCCGGCGGCCAGGCCCAGATGCAGATCATGCGCGCCCTGATGGACTGCGCCGAGATGACCCGTATATGCGCGGACATGATGATGCGCCGCTCGCCGCTGTCCGCCGAGATGTGCGCGATGTGCGCCCGCGCCTGTGACATGTGCGCCGAGGCGTGTATGTCCATGCCGGACGATCAGCAGATGACGCGCTGTGCCGAGGCGTGTCGCCGCTGCTCGGAGATGTGCCGGACGATGGCGGGCGCGACCGCCTGA
- a CDS encoding LCP family protein — translation MNDWPEGWSGNNRGGGYGHGDASAQPDGARVMRPVRRGQSAPPQGGVPQQPSYGDSYADGYGNSNSNSNGPDQYGGGYNNDYNTGQVYGSGGTGGPGGHGGGRGERPAPNWRRRIKVTAITVTVVVLATTIGTYFWADSKLNREVDLSKVIDRPDTGEGTNYLIVGSDSREGLSDDQKKELHTGSADGKRTDSMMILHTGSNGPTLVSLPRDSNVEIPTFVGSESGKTFKGTGRQVKLNAAYAEDGPELLVRTVEANTGLHIDHYVEIGFAGFANIVDAVGGVEIDIPKGGLKDTKSGANFEAGKQTLNGEQSLAFVRTRYALARSDLDRTKNQQKFLAALASQTATPSTVLNPFKLYPTMSAGLDTLIVDEDMSLFDLADMFWAMKGVTGGDGKSMNMPISGNADNGNLQWDTTKVKQLVEQLKNDETVTVSGN, via the coding sequence ATGAACGATTGGCCCGAGGGATGGTCCGGCAACAACCGCGGCGGCGGCTACGGCCACGGCGACGCGAGCGCACAGCCCGACGGGGCGCGCGTGATGCGCCCGGTCCGTCGCGGCCAGTCGGCACCCCCTCAGGGAGGCGTGCCCCAGCAGCCGTCGTACGGCGACTCGTACGCCGACGGCTACGGCAACAGCAACAGCAACAGCAACGGACCCGACCAGTACGGCGGCGGGTACAACAATGACTACAACACCGGCCAGGTCTACGGCTCCGGTGGCACCGGCGGTCCGGGCGGCCACGGCGGCGGCCGTGGTGAGCGCCCCGCGCCGAACTGGCGGCGCCGTATCAAGGTGACGGCGATCACGGTCACCGTGGTGGTTCTCGCGACGACGATCGGCACGTACTTCTGGGCCGACTCCAAGCTGAACCGCGAGGTCGACCTCTCGAAGGTCATCGACCGGCCGGACACGGGCGAGGGCACCAACTACCTGATCGTCGGCTCCGACAGCCGTGAGGGCCTTTCCGACGACCAGAAGAAGGAGCTCCACACCGGGTCCGCCGACGGCAAGCGCACGGACTCGATGATGATCCTGCACACCGGATCGAACGGCCCGACGCTGGTCTCGCTGCCCCGTGACTCGAACGTCGAGATACCGACGTTCGTCGGCTCCGAGTCCGGCAAGACCTTCAAGGGCACCGGCCGTCAGGTGAAGCTGAACGCGGCGTACGCGGAGGACGGGCCCGAGCTGCTGGTCCGCACCGTCGAGGCCAACACGGGTCTGCACATCGACCACTACGTGGAGATCGGCTTCGCGGGCTTCGCGAACATCGTCGACGCGGTCGGCGGCGTGGAGATCGACATCCCCAAGGGCGGCCTGAAGGACACCAAGTCCGGCGCGAACTTCGAGGCGGGCAAGCAGACTCTGAACGGCGAGCAGTCCCTCGCCTTCGTCCGCACCCGCTACGCCCTCGCGCGCAGCGACCTGGACCGTACGAAGAACCAGCAGAAGTTCCTCGCGGCCCTGGCCAGCCAGACGGCGACGCCGAGCACGGTGCTGAACCCGTTCAAGCTGTACCCGACGATGAGCGCGGGTCTGGACACCCTGATCGTCGACGAGGACATGAGCCTGTTCGACCTGGCCGACATGTTCTGGGCGATGAAGGGCGTGACGGGCGGCGACGGCAAGTCCATGAACATGCCGATCTCGGGCAACGCCGACAACGGCAACCTCCAGTGGGACACCACGAAGGTGAAGCAGCTGGTGGAGCAGTTGAAGAACGACGAGACGGTGACGGTGTCGGGCAACTGA
- a CDS encoding LCP family protein, whose protein sequence is MRVVTTLSVVVLAAAGIGHAVVTRLDNEIARVDAFKDMKNRPEAGHGMNVLLVGTDGRDRISEQERRKYRLGGAPCHCTDTMMIVHISEDRERASIVSLPRDSYAETPGHTDRATGRTHKGHPLKLNAAYAEGGPQLTVRTVEHMTRVKIDHYVEVDFTSFMRTVDVLGGVKICTTRPLKDSYTGLDLTTGTHELDGGQALQYVRSRHADGSSDLGRMKRQQRFMASLMSQATSSGVLLNPMKFRDITQAVLGSVRADKEFGTGELIDLGRAMRNLTPASSEFTTVPIGRMGYAVKGIGSTLKWDDAKSARLFEALRDDRPLAPYKTRGRYAPVDVAPQQIRVQVENGTAVPGLGKKVDRQLAATGFRTTKTPVNAPRQDVHRTVVVYDPRWDRSARSLSTALPGSELRPVRAQGPTLRVIAGTDFDQVRRVRAENPEQGESGVVRGDQVSCS, encoded by the coding sequence ATGCGGGTGGTGACCACGCTCTCCGTGGTGGTGCTGGCCGCCGCGGGCATCGGGCACGCGGTGGTGACCCGCCTGGACAACGAGATCGCCCGGGTCGACGCCTTCAAGGACATGAAGAACCGCCCCGAGGCGGGCCACGGCATGAACGTCCTGCTGGTCGGCACCGACGGCCGCGACCGGATCAGCGAGCAGGAGCGGCGGAAGTACCGGCTGGGCGGTGCCCCCTGCCACTGCACGGACACGATGATGATCGTGCACATCTCGGAGGACCGCGAGCGCGCGAGCATCGTGAGCCTGCCGCGCGACTCGTACGCCGAGACGCCCGGGCACACCGACCGCGCCACCGGCAGGACGCACAAGGGCCACCCCCTCAAGCTGAACGCGGCCTACGCGGAGGGCGGACCGCAGCTCACGGTGCGCACGGTCGAGCACATGACCAGGGTGAAGATCGACCACTACGTCGAGGTCGACTTCACCAGCTTCATGCGGACCGTGGACGTCCTCGGCGGCGTCAAGATCTGCACCACCCGCCCCCTCAAGGACTCCTACACCGGCCTCGACCTCACCACCGGCACCCACGAGCTGGACGGCGGCCAGGCCCTCCAGTACGTGCGCTCCCGGCACGCCGACGGCTCCTCCGACCTCGGCCGCATGAAACGCCAGCAGCGCTTCATGGCGTCCCTGATGTCCCAGGCCACATCCTCGGGTGTGCTGCTCAACCCGATGAAGTTCCGCGACATCACACAGGCCGTCCTCGGGTCCGTACGCGCCGACAAGGAGTTCGGCACCGGCGAGCTGATCGACCTCGGACGCGCGATGCGGAACCTCACCCCCGCCTCCTCCGAGTTCACCACCGTGCCCATCGGACGCATGGGGTACGCCGTGAAGGGCATCGGCTCGACCCTCAAGTGGGACGACGCCAAGTCCGCCCGCCTCTTCGAGGCCCTGCGCGACGACCGCCCCCTCGCCCCCTACAAGACGCGCGGTAGGTACGCCCCCGTCGACGTCGCCCCCCAGCAGATCCGCGTCCAGGTCGAGAACGGCACGGCCGTGCCCGGCCTCGGCAAGAAGGTGGACCGCCAGCTGGCCGCCACCGGATTCCGCACCACGAAGACCCCGGTGAACGCCCCGCGGCAGGACGTCCACCGCACGGTCGTCGTCTACGACCCCCGCTGGGACCGTTCCGCCCGCTCCCTGTCGACCGCCCTCCCGGGCTCGGAACTACGCCCGGTCCGCGCCCAGGGCCCCACGCTCAGGGTGATCGCCGGCACGGACTTCGATCAGGTCCGCAGGGTACGCGCGGAGAACCCCGAGCAGGGCGAGTCGGGAGTGGTGAGGGGCGACCAGGTCTCGTGCTCATGA
- a CDS encoding glycosyltransferase family 2 protein, which produces MNAKPDVQLPAVSVIMPVLDEERHLRGAVQAILAQEYAGEMEVVISLGPSTDRTDEIAAALVAEDPRVHTVPNPTGRTPAALNAAIKASRHPIVVRVDGHGILSPDYIATAVRLLEETGAQNVGGIMHAEGENDWEHAVAAAMTSKIGVGNAAFHTGGQAGPAETVYLGVFRREALERQDGYNVEFIRAQDWELNFRIREAGGLIWFSPELRVSYRPRPSVRALAKQYKDYGRWRHVVARYHEGSINLRYLAPPAAVCAIVAGVLVGGLLTPLGYVIPGGYLAAIVAGSLPAGKGLPLKARLQIPVALATMHMSWGFGFLTSPRSLAKKVIASRRPAVLTES; this is translated from the coding sequence ATGAACGCCAAGCCCGACGTGCAGCTCCCCGCCGTGTCTGTGATCATGCCCGTCCTCGACGAGGAGCGGCATCTGCGCGGAGCCGTCCAAGCGATCCTCGCGCAGGAGTACGCCGGCGAGATGGAGGTCGTGATCTCCCTCGGTCCGTCCACGGACCGCACGGACGAGATCGCCGCCGCGCTCGTGGCCGAAGACCCGCGCGTCCATACCGTCCCGAACCCCACCGGTCGTACGCCCGCCGCGCTCAACGCCGCGATCAAGGCCTCCCGCCACCCGATCGTGGTCCGCGTCGACGGCCACGGCATCCTTTCGCCCGACTACATCGCCACCGCCGTACGGCTCCTGGAGGAGACCGGCGCGCAGAACGTCGGCGGCATCATGCACGCCGAGGGCGAGAACGACTGGGAGCACGCGGTCGCCGCCGCCATGACCTCGAAGATCGGCGTCGGCAACGCCGCCTTCCACACGGGCGGGCAGGCCGGTCCGGCCGAGACGGTCTACCTGGGCGTCTTCCGGCGCGAGGCGCTGGAGCGGCAGGACGGTTACAACGTGGAGTTCATCCGCGCCCAGGACTGGGAGCTGAACTTCCGGATCCGTGAGGCGGGCGGCCTCATCTGGTTCTCGCCCGAGCTGCGGGTGTCCTACCGGCCGCGGCCCAGCGTGCGGGCGCTCGCCAAGCAGTACAAGGACTACGGGCGCTGGCGGCACGTCGTCGCCCGCTACCACGAGGGCTCCATCAACCTGCGCTATCTCGCCCCGCCCGCCGCGGTGTGCGCGATCGTGGCCGGCGTCCTGGTGGGCGGCCTGCTCACCCCGCTGGGCTACGTGATCCCCGGCGGCTATCTCGCGGCGATCGTCGCGGGCTCGCTGCCGGCGGGCAAGGGGCTGCCGCTCAAGGCCCGCCTCCAGATCCCCGTCGCCCTCGCCACCATGCACATGTCCTGGGGCTTCGGCTTCCTCACCAGCCCCAGGTCGCTGGCCAAGAAGGTCATCGCCTCCCGCCGCCCGGCGGTGCTCACCGAGAGCTGA
- a CDS encoding LCP family protein, with protein sequence MVRSDVRGDGGRPRVEEPGAQDGDLAAQDGSDGSDGKDDDADVKVPEQRRGSRRNGGGSGGGRGRAKTAARPRRRRVLRWSATVLAVVILGTAGAGYLYYQHLNGNIKKEKLNLGDTKVAEPTPNAAGQTPLNILIIGSDARDSAENQKLGGAKENFNGPPLADVQMLLHLSADRSNMSVVSMPRDTLLDIPKCTDPDSGEVYRALTYTMTNQSLERGGPGCTVATWEKLTGISIDHFMMVDFSGVVSMADAIGGVPVCVDANIYSHTSEGKGSGLKLEKGTTFIKGKQALQWLRTRYGFEDGSDIARAKAQHQYMNAMVRELRENATITNPNKLRKLAEEATDALTVDEGLGDVAKLLDLGTELRKVEPARITMATMPFTYVGARVVPKEGDAEKLFRLVRDDIALDGKDKKKTTTEDATTEDPAAAKDEIGVLVKNGTMTSTLAPVGGRAHTVSQLLVEEGFAKATSDATTAVVQEKTVVRYPSAELEGDAQAVAKALGIPLGQVEKSTDVSGVTLVVGADWREGSTYKAEKEDDTTPESADTLNGAKTDACMEVNPGFTW encoded by the coding sequence ATGGTACGCAGTGACGTGCGCGGGGACGGGGGGCGGCCGCGCGTGGAGGAACCCGGCGCGCAGGACGGGGACCTGGCAGCGCAGGACGGCTCGGACGGCTCGGACGGCAAGGACGACGACGCGGATGTCAAAGTCCCCGAGCAGCGCCGAGGGAGCCGCCGGAACGGTGGCGGCAGCGGCGGCGGGCGGGGGCGCGCGAAAACCGCCGCGAGACCCCGGCGCAGACGGGTGCTGCGCTGGTCCGCGACGGTCCTGGCGGTCGTGATACTCGGCACCGCGGGTGCCGGTTATCTCTACTACCAGCACCTCAACGGCAACATCAAGAAGGAGAAGCTGAACCTCGGCGACACGAAGGTCGCCGAGCCGACGCCGAACGCGGCCGGGCAGACCCCGCTGAACATCCTGATCATCGGCTCGGACGCGCGGGACAGCGCGGAGAACCAGAAGCTCGGCGGCGCCAAGGAGAACTTCAACGGCCCGCCGCTGGCCGATGTCCAGATGCTGCTGCACCTGTCCGCCGACCGCAGCAACATGTCGGTCGTCAGCATGCCCCGCGACACCCTGCTCGACATCCCCAAGTGCACCGACCCGGACAGCGGCGAGGTGTACCGGGCGCTCACCTACACGATGACCAACCAGTCGCTGGAGCGCGGCGGCCCCGGCTGCACGGTCGCCACCTGGGAGAAGCTGACCGGGATCAGCATCGACCACTTCATGATGGTCGACTTCTCCGGTGTGGTGTCGATGGCCGACGCGATCGGCGGTGTGCCGGTGTGCGTGGACGCCAACATCTACTCGCACACCAGCGAGGGCAAGGGCTCGGGGCTGAAGCTGGAAAAGGGCACCACGTTCATCAAGGGCAAGCAGGCCCTGCAGTGGCTGCGCACCCGGTACGGCTTCGAGGACGGCAGCGACATCGCACGGGCCAAGGCGCAGCACCAGTACATGAACGCGATGGTCCGCGAGCTGCGCGAGAACGCCACGATCACCAACCCGAACAAGCTGCGCAAGCTCGCCGAGGAGGCCACGGACGCGCTCACCGTCGACGAGGGCCTCGGCGATGTGGCGAAACTCCTCGACCTCGGCACGGAGTTGCGCAAGGTCGAGCCGGCCCGGATCACGATGGCGACGATGCCGTTCACCTACGTCGGCGCGCGCGTCGTGCCCAAGGAGGGCGACGCGGAGAAGCTGTTCCGGCTGGTGCGCGACGACATCGCGCTGGACGGCAAGGACAAGAAGAAGACCACCACCGAGGACGCGACCACCGAGGACCCGGCGGCGGCGAAGGACGAGATCGGCGTGCTGGTGAAGAACGGCACCATGACCTCCACCCTCGCCCCCGTCGGCGGCCGTGCGCACACGGTGTCCCAGCTGCTCGTCGAGGAGGGCTTCGCCAAGGCCACGTCCGACGCGACCACCGCGGTCGTCCAGGAGAAGACGGTCGTGCGCTACCCGAGCGCCGAACTGGAGGGCGACGCCCAGGCGGTCGCCAAGGCCCTCGGAATCCCGCTCGGCCAGGTCGAGAAGTCCACCGACGTCAGCGGCGTCACACTCGTCGTCGGCGCCGACTGGCGTGAGGGCAGCACGTACAAGGCCGAGAAGGAGGACGACACGACTCCGGAGTCGGCGGACACCCTGAACGGCGCGAAGACGGACGCCTGCATGGAGGTCAACCCCGGCTTCACCTGGTAG
- a CDS encoding LCP family protein, which yields MDAQGRGRADDIDPADQWVLNPSTGEYELRLGPSAPQSAVPRPRRAAPAAAGARATASASARSASAATDTREIPDTLPGPRRRRGTPEEDPLPGRRSGRGRTKQKKKSTGKRILVWTGGTLAFLLVGISAAGYLYVQHLNDNIQKISDDGAGTGGFSKDRAINLLVIGTDKRTGAGNESYGDKESVGHADTTILLHVSKDRTNATAMSIPRDMIVDVPDCLTTQEDGSKENIRGTQNVRFNTSLGQDGRTPSCTMRTVEELTGIKPDHFMVADFNAVKTLSTAIGGVEVCLAKDIKDSKSKLDLSAGKHTIEGEEALAFLRTRYSVGLGSDLSRIELQQQFLSSMIRQMKSKDTLTDPTKVLSLAEAATDALSVDSHITDIKKLASLGQEVGKVKTKNITFTTVPVVDNTDGATVLPMPQKAEQLFSTIRNDISLTEVKKQKKEKEAAKLKGTRADASEVRVSVYNGGAESGSAQATLNWLQNDVGVTKSSQLGNADKTLSKTTLAYDPGQADQARKLADLMGLSASALKPGKGNSETNAQGLPSMVLTLGKDFEGAGVPLSATSAADLDVEKNTADKEKCAS from the coding sequence GTGGACGCGCAAGGCCGTGGGCGGGCGGACGACATCGACCCCGCAGACCAGTGGGTACTCAACCCGAGCACCGGTGAATACGAACTGCGACTGGGTCCTTCCGCACCGCAGTCAGCGGTGCCGAGGCCGCGTCGGGCCGCGCCCGCCGCGGCGGGGGCCAGGGCGACGGCGAGCGCGTCCGCGCGTTCCGCCTCGGCGGCCACGGACACCCGGGAGATCCCCGACACGCTGCCGGGACCCCGGCGTCGGCGGGGCACACCCGAGGAGGACCCGCTGCCGGGCCGCCGGAGCGGCCGGGGCAGGACCAAGCAGAAGAAGAAGTCCACGGGCAAGCGGATCCTGGTGTGGACGGGCGGCACGCTGGCCTTCCTGCTGGTCGGGATAAGCGCCGCGGGCTACCTCTACGTGCAGCACCTCAACGACAACATCCAGAAGATCTCGGACGACGGCGCGGGCACCGGCGGCTTCAGCAAGGACCGGGCGATCAACCTGCTGGTGATCGGCACGGACAAGCGCACCGGCGCGGGCAACGAGAGTTACGGCGACAAGGAAAGCGTCGGCCACGCCGACACCACGATCCTGCTGCACGTCTCCAAGGACCGCACGAACGCGACCGCGATGAGCATCCCCCGCGACATGATCGTGGACGTCCCGGACTGCCTGACGACGCAGGAAGACGGCTCCAAGGAGAACATCCGGGGTACGCAGAACGTTCGGTTCAACACAAGCCTCGGTCAGGACGGTCGTACCCCGAGCTGCACGATGCGTACCGTGGAAGAACTGACCGGGATCAAGCCCGACCATTTCATGGTGGCCGACTTCAACGCGGTGAAGACGCTCTCCACGGCCATCGGCGGTGTCGAGGTCTGTCTGGCGAAGGACATCAAGGACTCCAAGTCCAAGCTGGACCTCAGCGCGGGCAAGCACACCATCGAGGGCGAGGAGGCGCTGGCATTCCTGCGCACCCGCTACAGCGTGGGCCTCGGCAGCGACCTGAGCCGCATCGAGCTGCAGCAGCAGTTCCTCAGCTCGATGATCCGCCAGATGAAGTCCAAGGACACGCTCACCGACCCGACGAAGGTGTTGTCGCTTGCTGAGGCGGCCACTGACGCCCTGTCCGTCGACTCCCACATCACCGACATCAAGAAGCTGGCCTCGCTCGGCCAGGAGGTCGGCAAGGTCAAGACGAAGAACATCACCTTCACCACCGTCCCGGTCGTCGACAACACCGACGGCGCGACCGTGCTGCCCATGCCGCAGAAGGCGGAGCAGCTGTTCTCGACGATCCGGAACGACATCTCGCTCACCGAGGTGAAGAAGCAGAAGAAGGAGAAGGAGGCCGCGAAGCTCAAGGGCACGCGCGCCGACGCCTCCGAGGTCCGGGTCAGCGTCTACAACGGCGGTGCCGAGTCCGGCAGCGCACAGGCCACTCTTAACTGGCTGCAGAATGATGTCGGCGTGACCAAGTCGAGCCAGCTCGGCAACGCCGACAAGACGTTGTCGAAGACCACCCTCGCGTACGACCCCGGCCAGGCGGACCAGGCGCGCAAGCTGGCCGACCTCATGGGTCTGTCCGCGTCCGCGCTGAAACCCGGCAAGGGCAACAGCGAGACCAACGCGCAGGGACTGCCCTCGATGGTGCTGACCCTCGGCAAGGACTTCGAGGGAGCCGGGGTGCCGCTGAGCGCGACGTCGGCGGCGGACCTGGACGTCGAGAAGAACACCGCGGACAAGGAAAAGTGCGCCAGTTGA